The Flavobacterium sp. 123 genome contains a region encoding:
- a CDS encoding 2-hydroxyacid dehydrogenase: protein MGIKILHIDSNHPVLWDQLQQAGFSNFQDFKSSKEEIEAKIQDYHGIVIRSRFKIDKTFLDKAINLQFIARVGAGLESIDCDYASSKNITLIAAPEGNRNAVAEHTLGMILSLFNKLNQADSEIRSGHWNRESNRGHELDGKTVGIIGYGNMGKSFAKKLRGFDVEVVCYDIQENEGDANAKQVSLQELQQKADVLSLHIPWTPETDKMVNAAFINNFAKPFWIINTSRGKNIVTADLVAAMQSGKILGAGLDVLEYEKLSFETLFQDKNTPEAFQYLLQAKNVILTPHIAGWTFESHERLAQVIVDKIKALYL, encoded by the coding sequence ATGGGCATAAAAATCCTTCATATCGATAGCAATCATCCCGTACTTTGGGATCAATTGCAACAAGCTGGTTTCAGTAATTTTCAGGATTTCAAATCTTCCAAAGAAGAAATTGAAGCTAAAATTCAGGACTATCACGGAATTGTTATTCGAAGCCGTTTCAAAATTGATAAAACCTTTTTGGACAAGGCTATTAATTTGCAATTTATAGCTCGAGTAGGTGCTGGTTTAGAAAGCATTGATTGTGATTATGCTTCATCAAAAAACATTACGCTTATTGCTGCGCCTGAAGGAAACCGAAATGCAGTTGCTGAACATACATTAGGAATGATTTTGTCGCTTTTTAATAAATTAAATCAAGCCGATAGCGAAATTAGATCAGGGCATTGGAACCGAGAAAGCAATCGAGGGCATGAACTTGATGGAAAAACTGTTGGAATTATTGGTTATGGTAACATGGGAAAATCATTTGCTAAAAAACTCCGAGGATTTGATGTTGAAGTAGTGTGTTATGACATTCAGGAAAATGAGGGTGATGCAAATGCTAAGCAAGTTTCGTTACAGGAATTACAACAAAAGGCAGATGTCTTGAGCTTGCATATTCCATGGACTCCAGAAACGGATAAAATGGTAAATGCAGCTTTCATCAATAATTTTGCCAAACCGTTTTGGATTATTAATACTTCACGCGGTAAGAACATTGTTACAGCAGATTTAGTTGCTGCAATGCAATCAGGTAAAATTCTTGGAGCAGGATTAGATGTTTTAGAATATGAAAAATTGTCTTTTGAAACTTTATTTCAGGATAAAAACACACCAGAAGCCTTTCAATATTTGTTGCAAGCTAAGAACGTAATTCTCACGCCACACATTGCAGGATGGACATTTGAAAGTCACGAACGATTGGCTCAGGTCATTGTAGATAAAATTAAGGCATTGTATTTATAA
- the nhaA gene encoding Na+/H+ antiporter NhaA, translated as MKLTRTFKAFFESEKAGGVILLLATIFSLSLANSSIQTEYISFWNIQLGHHSITHWINDGLMTIFFLLIGLELEREIYDGELSNIKNAALPIFGALGGMLIPAGIFLALNFGTITQNGAGIPMATDIAFAIGILSLLGNRVPASLKIFLTALAVIDDLGALIVIAVFYTDTISFLNLFIAFAIMGVLFLLNRRKVHHLAPYLIGGIGMWYFMLNSGVHATITGVLLAFVIPFGDGGKKTSSYRLQHFLHKPVAFFILPLFAISNTCIAIDSNWSEGLNNTNTIGILAGLVVGKPLGIWLFSFLSVGLGICALPKDLKWKDILGAGMLGGIGFTMSFFITLLAFKNDGEDVITYSKIAILIASFIAGTIGFLWLKFYPKK; from the coding sequence ATGAAATTAACAAGAACGTTTAAAGCCTTTTTTGAAAGCGAAAAAGCAGGTGGAGTTATTTTGCTTCTTGCTACTATCTTTTCTCTTAGTCTTGCTAATTCATCTATACAAACGGAATACATTAGTTTTTGGAACATTCAATTGGGCCATCATTCCATAACACATTGGATTAATGACGGATTGATGACAATTTTTTTCCTTTTAATTGGTTTGGAATTAGAGCGCGAAATTTATGATGGTGAATTATCCAATATCAAAAATGCTGCGTTACCTATTTTTGGAGCTTTAGGAGGAATGTTGATTCCGGCTGGAATTTTTTTAGCACTGAATTTTGGAACCATTACGCAAAACGGCGCAGGAATTCCGATGGCTACTGATATTGCATTTGCTATTGGTATTTTATCGCTTTTAGGAAATCGGGTGCCAGCTTCGCTCAAAATATTTTTGACTGCACTGGCTGTAATTGATGATTTAGGAGCGCTAATTGTGATTGCTGTTTTCTATACAGATACGATTTCATTTTTAAATTTATTTATTGCTTTTGCAATTATGGGAGTTTTGTTTCTGCTAAACAGAAGAAAAGTACACCATCTAGCACCTTATTTAATTGGCGGAATTGGGATGTGGTATTTCATGCTTAATTCTGGCGTACATGCCACCATAACTGGAGTTTTGTTAGCGTTTGTGATTCCTTTTGGTGACGGAGGTAAAAAAACATCTTCGTATAGACTACAGCATTTTCTACACAAACCAGTGGCATTTTTTATTTTGCCCTTATTTGCAATTTCAAATACTTGCATTGCAATAGATTCAAATTGGAGTGAAGGACTCAATAATACGAATACAATTGGCATATTAGCAGGTCTTGTAGTTGGAAAACCATTGGGAATTTGGCTTTTTTCGTTCCTAAGTGTTGGTTTAGGAATTTGTGCTTTACCAAAAGATTTAAAATGGAAAGATATTTTGGGAGCAGGAATGTTAGGTGGAATTGGCTTTACTATGTCTTTTTTTATTACACTGCTCGCATTTAAAAATGATGGAGAAGATGTAATTACTTACTCTAAAATTGCCATTCTGATTGCTTCTTTTATCGCAGGAACTATTGGTTTCCTTTGGTTGAAGTTTTATCCAAAAAAATAA
- the mgtE gene encoding magnesium transporter, which yields MEFKISKELIRELEQLIQSKNDHQLEVLLNDMHHADIAEVLDELDFEEATYIFKVLDSDKTAEILLELEDDLRENILKRLSPKEIAEELDELETNDAADIIAELSQEIKAEVISELQDVEHAKDIVDLLRYAEDTAGGIMHKELVKVNENWNVLTCVKEMRIQAVNISRVHSIYVVDDEDRLKGRLSLKDLLTTSSRTPINDVYIRKLNSVNVDTEDIEVARIMQKYDLEAIPVVDELGRLVGRITIDDIVDVIKEEADKDYQMAAGITQDVEADDSVYEHTKARLPWLIMGMLIELVASYVLKGNEATSQQFYTLIIFMPLLSATAGNIGVQASAIIVQGLANGTLKGFSKEYFSKEITVAMISGTIISLLVLAYHTIMYGQFQVGLAISISIIVVILFAATLGTLVPLFLHKKKIDPAIATGPFITTTNDVFGIILYFTIAKLILGV from the coding sequence ATGGAGTTTAAAATCAGCAAAGAACTAATCCGCGAATTAGAGCAACTCATTCAAAGTAAAAACGACCATCAATTGGAAGTTTTATTGAATGACATGCACCATGCTGATATTGCTGAGGTTCTAGACGAACTTGATTTTGAAGAGGCGACCTACATTTTTAAAGTATTAGACAGTGATAAAACAGCAGAAATTCTTCTAGAATTAGAAGATGATTTGCGGGAAAATATATTAAAAAGACTTTCTCCAAAAGAAATTGCGGAGGAATTAGATGAGCTTGAAACAAATGATGCCGCAGATATTATTGCGGAACTTTCTCAAGAAATCAAAGCCGAAGTAATCTCTGAGTTACAAGATGTTGAGCACGCAAAAGACATTGTTGATTTATTGCGTTACGCTGAAGATACTGCTGGAGGAATTATGCATAAAGAGTTAGTTAAAGTTAATGAGAACTGGAACGTACTTACTTGTGTAAAAGAAATGCGCATTCAAGCAGTAAATATTTCTAGAGTACATTCTATTTATGTGGTTGATGATGAAGACAGATTGAAAGGACGTTTGTCTCTCAAAGATTTATTGACTACATCTTCAAGAACACCTATAAATGACGTTTACATTCGGAAATTAAATTCAGTTAATGTAGATACTGAAGATATTGAGGTAGCGAGAATCATGCAGAAATACGATTTAGAAGCCATTCCAGTGGTTGATGAATTAGGACGTTTGGTAGGCCGAATCACTATTGATGATATCGTGGATGTAATCAAAGAAGAAGCGGATAAAGATTACCAGATGGCTGCGGGTATCACCCAAGACGTAGAAGCGGATGATAGTGTTTACGAACATACCAAAGCGAGATTACCATGGCTAATTATGGGAATGTTAATTGAGCTAGTTGCGTCTTATGTTTTGAAAGGGAATGAAGCTACATCACAACAATTTTATACCTTGATTATTTTTATGCCTTTGCTTTCAGCGACTGCAGGAAATATTGGCGTTCAAGCTTCGGCAATTATTGTTCAAGGATTAGCAAATGGTACTTTGAAAGGTTTTAGCAAAGAATATTTTAGCAAAGAAATTACAGTCGCCATGATTTCAGGAACCATAATTTCCTTGTTAGTATTGGCGTACCATACCATCATGTATGGGCAATTTCAAGTAGGATTAGCTATTTCTATTTCTATTATAGTGGTTATTTTATTTGCAGCAACATTAGGAACGTTAGTGCCTTTATTTTTGCACAAGAAAAAGATAGATCCTGCCATTGCAACGGGACCATTTATAACAACAACAAATGATGTTTTTGGCATCATCTTGTATTTTACAATTGCAAAATTGATTTTAGGAGTTTAA
- a CDS encoding TM2 domain-containing protein — MENSKHEEWNNPRPVYEDNKKISAGLLAILLGPFGIHKFLLGYTTEGIIWLVISICTCGTVTGLLGVIEGIIYLIKSDEEFYQTYQVGKKAWF, encoded by the coding sequence ATGGAAAATTCAAAACACGAAGAATGGAACAATCCTCGCCCTGTTTATGAGGATAATAAAAAAATTTCTGCAGGACTTCTTGCTATACTTTTAGGACCATTTGGAATTCATAAATTCCTTTTAGGATATACCACCGAAGGAATAATATGGTTGGTAATTAGTATCTGCACTTGTGGAACAGTTACAGGTTTATTAGGCGTTATAGAAGGAATTATATATTTAATAAAATCAGACGAAGAGTTTTATCAAACCTATCAAGTTGGAAAGAAAGCTTGGTTTTAA
- the rsmA gene encoding 16S rRNA (adenine(1518)-N(6)/adenine(1519)-N(6))-dimethyltransferase RsmA → MEKVKAKKHLGQHFLKDESIAQAIADTLNLEGYEDVLEIGPGMGVLTKYLLEKPINTYVIEIDTESVEYLDSNYPKLKDKIISKDFLKYNINEIFEGKQFAIIGNFPYNISTQIVFRTLEFRNQIPEFAGMFQKEVAERICEKKGSKTYGILSVLAQAFYDAEYLFTVDEHVFNPPPKVKSGVLRLRRKEDFSLPCGEKLFFTVVKTAFQQRRKTLRNSLKTLNLSDNLREDKVFDLRPEQLSVEQFIELTQKIEADGV, encoded by the coding sequence ATGGAAAAAGTAAAAGCCAAAAAACACCTCGGACAACATTTCCTGAAAGACGAAAGTATCGCTCAAGCCATTGCGGATACCTTGAATCTAGAAGGCTATGAGGATGTTTTAGAAATAGGTCCAGGAATGGGTGTTTTGACAAAATATTTATTAGAAAAACCGATCAATACCTACGTGATAGAAATTGACACGGAATCTGTGGAATATTTAGATAGTAATTATCCAAAATTGAAGGATAAAATTATCTCAAAAGATTTCCTGAAATACAATATAAATGAGATTTTTGAAGGCAAGCAATTCGCGATAATAGGGAATTTTCCATATAATATTTCAACTCAAATTGTTTTTAGAACATTAGAATTTCGGAATCAAATTCCAGAATTTGCAGGAATGTTTCAAAAAGAAGTTGCAGAACGCATCTGTGAGAAAAAAGGAAGCAAAACCTATGGAATTCTTTCGGTTTTAGCCCAGGCTTTTTATGATGCGGAATATTTGTTTACGGTTGACGAACATGTTTTTAACCCACCACCAAAAGTAAAATCAGGAGTATTGCGTTTGCGCAGAAAAGAAGATTTTAGTTTGCCTTGTGGTGAAAAATTATTTTTCACAGTGGTAAAAACTGCTTTTCAGCAACGTAGAAAAACCTTGCGTAACAGTTTAAAAACCTTAAATTTGTCTGATAATTTGAGAGAAGACAAAGTTTTTGATCTTCGCCCAGAACAACTTAGTGTAGAACAGTTTATAGAACTTACCCAAAAAATAGAAGCCGATGGAGTTTAA
- a CDS encoding DUF4286 family protein has translation MILYNVTTNIHESVHDQWMIWMQHKHIPEVLATGKFSSARMVRVLVEEEMGGVTYSVQYTTDSKETLEKYYQEDAPALREEGTKLFGDRMLTFITELELISEH, from the coding sequence ATGATACTATATAACGTTACTACAAACATACACGAAAGTGTTCACGATCAATGGATGATTTGGATGCAACACAAACACATTCCAGAGGTTTTGGCAACAGGAAAATTCTCTTCTGCCAGAATGGTTAGAGTATTAGTTGAAGAAGAAATGGGAGGAGTAACCTATTCTGTTCAATACACTACGGACAGTAAAGAAACTTTGGAGAAATATTATCAAGAAGATGCACCGGCTTTGCGTGAAGAAGGAACAAAACTTTTTGGGGACAGAATGTTGACTTTTATAACAGAGTTAGAATTGATTTCAGAACATTAG
- a CDS encoding tetratricopeptide repeat protein translates to MKKLFLHISLFFSLVCFSQNEQLAQYYYDKGDFEKALISYEELLQDIPQNSQYFLRTIDCYQQLQRYDVAEKAIQARFDKYKQGNLLVELGYNFQLQKKEDKAKIYYEKAFDRIQKNPNEVYSISNSFERKVLLDYALKSYQKAVELQPNFNFNYQIGLLYGQLGNVEMMISTFLDEAFANPQNSIQIQNQLARFMADEGDASFDNSLRKALIIRTQKNQDLFWNHYLSWFYVQHKEFEKAFIQEKAIYKRNPESLSNIVNLGQLAIEEENGEAAKEILGFVLENTKDLELLIQANAYLIKMKIKVAQPKDFVTINAELNHLLQEYEINPFTLPLQLIQAHFLTFNLKNPEEGKAVVKKALALSLNTYEVAQAKMELADILLYEEKFNQALLYYSQIELDLKNDVVAHEASLKAAKTSYFKTDFAWALKQFKELKSANTQLIANDALEYFLLINDNTVADSTQTALAAFAKGDYLLYQNRNQEAVLQFQTILKTFKGQEIEAVTLLRLGKTYEKLGDYTLALSQYQTIIDQHNDGIYIDEALYYAAEIYNKQLQMPEKAKTLYEKIIFSHQDSIYFVEARRKFRELRGDTNL, encoded by the coding sequence ATGAAAAAACTCTTTCTACATATCTCCCTGTTTTTTTCATTGGTTTGTTTTTCGCAAAACGAGCAATTAGCGCAGTATTATTATGACAAAGGCGATTTCGAAAAAGCCCTAATCAGTTACGAAGAATTGCTTCAAGATATACCTCAAAACTCCCAATATTTTTTAAGAACTATTGATTGTTACCAACAATTGCAACGCTATGATGTTGCAGAAAAAGCCATTCAAGCCCGATTTGATAAATACAAACAAGGGAATCTTTTGGTCGAATTGGGATATAATTTTCAGTTGCAAAAAAAGGAGGATAAAGCCAAGATATATTACGAAAAAGCTTTTGACAGAATCCAAAAAAATCCAAATGAAGTTTATAGTATTTCCAATTCATTTGAGCGTAAAGTACTTCTGGACTATGCCTTGAAATCCTATCAAAAAGCAGTTGAATTACAGCCTAATTTTAATTTTAATTATCAAATAGGATTGCTTTATGGTCAGTTAGGGAATGTTGAAATGATGATTTCTACTTTTTTAGATGAAGCGTTTGCTAATCCTCAAAATTCGATACAAATTCAAAATCAACTCGCGCGGTTTATGGCTGACGAAGGAGATGCTAGTTTTGATAACAGCTTACGCAAAGCATTAATTATTAGAACTCAGAAGAACCAAGACCTGTTTTGGAACCATTATTTGAGTTGGTTTTATGTGCAACATAAAGAGTTTGAAAAAGCGTTTATTCAGGAAAAAGCAATTTACAAACGCAATCCCGAATCGTTATCGAATATTGTGAATTTAGGACAACTTGCTATTGAAGAAGAAAACGGTGAGGCTGCTAAGGAAATTTTAGGTTTTGTTTTGGAAAACACAAAAGATTTAGAGTTGCTAATTCAAGCAAATGCCTATTTGATAAAGATGAAAATCAAAGTTGCGCAGCCGAAAGATTTTGTAACGATTAACGCAGAACTAAACCATTTGTTACAAGAATATGAAATAAATCCTTTTACCTTACCTTTGCAACTGATTCAGGCACATTTTTTAACTTTTAATTTAAAAAATCCAGAAGAAGGAAAAGCGGTGGTGAAGAAAGCACTTGCGTTATCATTGAATACGTATGAAGTGGCTCAAGCCAAAATGGAATTGGCAGATATTTTGCTTTATGAAGAAAAATTCAATCAAGCATTGTTGTATTATTCACAAATAGAATTGGATTTGAAGAATGATGTTGTGGCGCATGAAGCAAGTTTGAAGGCAGCAAAAACGAGCTATTTCAAAACAGATTTCGCTTGGGCTTTGAAACAATTTAAGGAATTGAAATCAGCGAATACGCAACTAATTGCGAATGATGCTTTAGAATATTTTCTTTTGATAAATGACAATACGGTTGCTGATTCAACGCAAACAGCCTTGGCGGCATTTGCTAAAGGAGATTATCTTTTGTATCAAAATAGGAATCAGGAAGCGGTATTGCAATTTCAGACTATTTTGAAAACGTTTAAAGGACAGGAAATAGAAGCGGTAACCTTGTTGAGGTTAGGTAAAACATATGAAAAATTAGGTGATTATACCTTGGCTTTAAGCCAATATCAAACTATAATTGATCAGCATAATGATGGAATCTACATTGATGAAGCTTTATATTATGCTGCCGAAATTTACAATAAACAATTGCAAATGCCTGAAAAAGCAAAGACATTGTACGAAAAAATAATTTTTAGCCACCAAGACAGTATTTACTTTGTTGAAGCAAGGAGAAAATTTAGAGAATTACGAGGAGATACAAATTTGTAA
- the proC gene encoding pyrroline-5-carboxylate reductase, translating into MKVHIIGGGNLGVSIALGISKFSQDNQVTVTRRNTASILYLEKLCITVSTDNKHQIQEADVIILTIKPYQVDTVLAEILPVISNKVIASAVSGLSIENLQNKIGASNSAVRIMPNIAAQFGASATCIAFHEKDKDKAQDTVALFQTLGTAPIIDEKLMDAATVLAASGTAFALRYIRASMQAGIEIGFDWQTALAISAQTVKGAAEMLLEEKGHPEQLIDRVTTPQGCTIAGLNEMELHGFSSSLIKGIKTSLKQIKG; encoded by the coding sequence ATGAAAGTACATATTATTGGAGGAGGAAACTTAGGTGTTTCTATAGCATTAGGAATATCAAAATTTTCACAAGACAATCAAGTAACCGTAACCAGACGAAACACAGCTAGTATTTTATATCTTGAAAAATTATGCATTACTGTTTCTACAGATAATAAACATCAAATTCAAGAAGCAGATGTTATAATATTGACTATCAAACCGTATCAAGTAGATACTGTTTTAGCCGAAATACTTCCTGTAATTTCTAATAAAGTAATTGCTTCGGCAGTGAGTGGATTGTCTATTGAAAATTTACAAAACAAGATTGGAGCTTCTAATAGTGCAGTTCGAATCATGCCAAATATTGCAGCACAATTTGGTGCATCAGCAACCTGTATCGCTTTTCATGAAAAAGACAAAGACAAAGCACAAGATACTGTAGCTCTTTTTCAGACTTTAGGAACAGCGCCTATTATTGACGAAAAATTAATGGACGCAGCTACAGTTTTGGCGGCTAGCGGAACCGCTTTTGCACTTCGTTACATTCGTGCTTCCATGCAAGCAGGAATTGAAATAGGATTTGACTGGCAAACAGCTTTAGCCATTTCAGCCCAAACCGTAAAAGGAGCAGCCGAAATGTTATTAGAAGAAAAAGGACATCCAGAACAATTAATTGACCGCGTAACTACACCGCAAGGTTGTACTATTGCAGGATTGAACGAAATGGAATTACACGGATTCAGTTCGTCATTAATCAAAGGAATCAAAACTTCTTTAAAACAAATCAAAGGATAA
- a CDS encoding Dabb family protein has product MKKLLFVLLFLMATFNTINAQQDKPKQVLRHVVMFGWKEGTNPADISKIVTAFGNLPAKIPLIKSFEWGTNNSPENLNNGLTHCFFLTFYSEADRDAYLIHPDHKAFGALLNPKPDKITVLDYWTSL; this is encoded by the coding sequence ATGAAAAAACTACTATTTGTACTTCTATTTTTAATGGCAACTTTCAATACGATAAATGCCCAACAAGACAAACCAAAACAAGTGCTTAGGCATGTAGTTATGTTTGGATGGAAAGAAGGCACTAATCCAGCAGATATTAGCAAGATTGTAACTGCTTTTGGAAATTTGCCCGCTAAAATACCATTGATAAAATCCTTTGAATGGGGAACGAATAATAGTCCTGAAAATTTGAATAATGGTTTAACACATTGTTTTTTCTTGACATTTTATAGCGAAGCTGATAGAGATGCGTATTTGATTCATCCAGACCACAAAGCGTTTGGGGCTCTTTTGAATCCAAAGCCAGATAAAATAACAGTACTTGATTATTGGACCAGTTTATAA
- the serS gene encoding serine--tRNA ligase, whose amino-acid sequence MLQIAFIRENQEKVIKALAKRNMDAKTIVEEVVQLDEKRRATQVELDGVLAESNKLSKDIGDLMKSGEKSKATILKEKTILLKEKSKDLAEKAEIFANELTQKLYTIPNLPADIVPVGKTPEENLNVFQEGDIPVLHEGALPHWELVKKYDIIDFELGVKITGAGFPVYKGKGAKLQRALINYFLDKNTAAGYKEMQVPHLVNEASGFGTGQLPDKEGQMYHDATDNLYLIPTAEVPVTNLFRDVILNENELPVLCTAYTPCFRREAGSYGAHVRGLNRLHQFDKVEIVRVEHPDKSYEALDGMVEHVKGILQELKLPYRILRLCGGDMGFTSALTYDFEVFSTAQERWLEISSVSNFETFQANRLKLRFKDKDGKNQLAHTLNGSSLALPRVLAGILENYQTPEGIVVPEVLRPFCGFDIIN is encoded by the coding sequence ATGTTACAAATCGCATTTATTAGAGAAAATCAAGAAAAAGTAATCAAAGCTTTGGCAAAAAGAAATATGGATGCCAAAACTATTGTTGAAGAAGTGGTACAACTCGACGAAAAACGTCGCGCTACTCAAGTAGAGCTTGATGGTGTTTTAGCCGAATCTAATAAATTATCCAAAGATATTGGTGACTTGATGAAAAGTGGTGAAAAATCAAAAGCTACTATTTTAAAAGAAAAAACAATTCTACTAAAAGAAAAAAGCAAAGACTTAGCAGAGAAAGCAGAAATTTTTGCAAATGAGCTAACACAAAAACTATATACTATTCCGAATCTTCCAGCGGATATTGTTCCTGTTGGAAAAACTCCTGAGGAAAACTTAAATGTTTTTCAAGAAGGTGATATTCCGGTTCTGCACGAAGGAGCATTACCACATTGGGAACTAGTAAAAAAATACGATATCATTGATTTTGAATTAGGAGTAAAAATTACAGGGGCAGGATTTCCAGTTTATAAAGGGAAAGGTGCTAAATTACAACGTGCCTTGATTAATTATTTCTTAGATAAAAATACAGCAGCGGGTTACAAAGAAATGCAAGTGCCTCATTTAGTAAATGAAGCTTCAGGTTTTGGAACAGGGCAATTGCCAGATAAAGAAGGACAAATGTACCATGACGCTACAGATAATTTATATTTAATCCCTACGGCTGAAGTTCCAGTAACTAATTTATTTAGAGATGTAATTCTGAACGAAAATGAATTGCCAGTTTTATGTACGGCTTACACACCTTGTTTCCGTCGTGAAGCTGGTTCTTATGGCGCTCACGTTCGTGGATTAAACCGTTTGCATCAATTTGACAAAGTCGAAATTGTACGCGTAGAGCATCCTGATAAGTCTTATGAAGCTTTAGACGGAATGGTAGAACATGTAAAAGGCATTCTTCAAGAATTGAAATTACCTTATAGAATTTTGCGTCTTTGTGGAGGGGATATGGGTTTCACATCAGCATTGACCTATGATTTTGAAGTGTTTTCTACGGCACAAGAACGTTGGTTAGAAATCAGTTCTGTTTCTAATTTTGAGACTTTCCAAGCGAATCGTTTGAAATTACGTTTCAAAGATAAAGACGGAAAAAATCAATTGGCACACACTTTAAACGGAAGTTCATTGGCTTTGCCAAGAGTTTTAGCTGGAATTTTAGAAAATTACCAAACGCCAGAAGGAATTGTAGTTCCTGAGGTATTGCGTCCGTTTTGCGGATTTGATATTATAAACTAA